A single genomic interval of Sebastes umbrosus isolate fSebUmb1 chromosome 9, fSebUmb1.pri, whole genome shotgun sequence harbors:
- the si:ch211-255i20.3 gene encoding transmembrane emp24 domain-containing protein 11, whose product MSLRGIGFLLQCYLMLAAAMYFDLGEQQEKCIIEEVPEDMLVTGFFLLEPWDLKALSHSPHLGVTVTVRDPDHEILMSKRYGKFGKFTFTAHASGQHYLCFQTNSTRFAVFAGERLKLHLDVQMGEHSIEPNTDKTKDNLETLENSLRHLIDQMMFIIRQQEYQRDKEEVFRDISESTNSKVLWWAVVQTSVLLSVGFWQMKRLKDFFIAKKLV is encoded by the exons ATGAGTTTGCGAGGCATTGGCTTCCTCCTGCAGTGTTACCTGATGTTGGCAGCAGCCATGTATTTTGATCTAGGAGAGCAGCAGGAAAAGTGCATCATCGAGGAGGTTCCTGAAGACATGCTGGTCACCG GTTTTTTCTTGTTGGAGCCTTGGGATCTGAAGGCGCTCTCCCACTCGCCTCACCTCGGCGTCACTGTGACAGTCAGAGACCCAGACCATGAG ATACTGATGTCCAAACGCTACGGTAAATTTGGTAAATTCACCTTCACAGCTCACGCGTCTGGTCAGCACTACCTTTGCTTCCAAACCAACTCCACAAGGTTTGCCGTCTTTGCTGGAGAGAGACTG AAGCTACATTTGGACGTTCAGATGGGAGAGCACTCGATTGAACCCAACACTGACAAGACCAAAGACAACCTGGAGACTCTGGAGAACAGCCTCAGACACCTCATAGATCAGATGATGTTCATCATCAGGCAGCAAGAGTACCAGAGG GACAAAGAGGAGGTGTTTCGTGACATCAGTGAGAGCACCAACAGTAAAGTGCTGTGGTGGGCCGTGGTGCAAACCTCTGTTCTGCTGTCAGTTGGTTTCTGGCAGATGAAACGACTCAAAGACTTCTTCATCGCCAAGAAGCTTGTCTGa